A segment of the Commensalibacter oyaizuii genome:
ATGGTTTGCGGTGGAGCTAATAAATAATAAATTTTGTCCCCAGCAGCCTGCATATCTGTAATTTCCCCACCAGACATAGGAACGGGAACAATGCGCTGCTCGAATCCTTTAATATCAATCTTAAGAGGATGGATATCTGTTTTTTTCTTTTCTTCTACATCGTTTTTATGATCCTGATCTTGACGAATTTGCCCTTCGTCAGAACGTACTGCAAAAGGAGACGGGGTGTCAGACTGCAAGGTTGCAATATAAATCCCTGCACTTTTAACGGTTAAGGCATTCATTTCATTATCGGCGAAAACTGTATTTTCATAGCGATTGGAAACAAAATATAAGTACTTTCCATTAGGAGAAAAGACAGGCAAATAATCGTTATTTTGCCCAGAAGTTAACCTTATCGGTAAGTTTTGGCTGGTATCATATATCCACAAAGCACGTTGTTGATTAGGCTGGGTCAGACTATAGACCACCCATTTCCCGTCAGGTGAAAAATTAAAATCATGAATTTCGGCATGATCATCAACGGCTATTTTCTTTAAATTATCGCCATTACGATCCATCAACCATAAATTATGATTACCATCCGAAAAAGCTATTTTCTTCCCATCAGGTGAAAAACGTGGGGCATATAAATAGCCAGATTTAAAATTGGTTAATAACGTTGCTTTGCCGCCCTGTGCTGAACGAATTGCTAAATTTTGCTCGCCATTTTGATCTGTTGTATAGGCAATCCACTGACCATCAGGCGACCAAACAGGATGATCGGCATCCTCAGCACTGGAATAAATTAAATTACGAATTACCCCGTGTTCAACAGGTACTGTAAAAATATTTCCTCTGGCGGCAAAAGCAGCACGTTTACCATTTGGGGAAATTGAATAATCTGGTTGTTGGGCAGGATCTACCTTACGAATGGCATCGGATATATCAACATAACGTGGCATTGTACGGGTTCCATCATCAGGAACCGTCACAGATATTTGATGCAATTGCTCTGAAGGCAAATCTAAAACATATAATTTGCCCCCCTGCTGGAATACAATTCCCGTATCCCCCAAAGATGGAAAATCGATATCATAGTCCGTAAAATGCGTAACCTGTTTTTGCTGTCCTGTTGTTTTATCATATACCCATAGATTTAAACGGCGATTAGAGTCCCGATCTGATAAGAAATAAATCTTGTTTTGATACCACATAGGGATGGTATCAGTTCCTTTCCAATGGGTAATCTGGTCTAATTTTTTGGTATCAAAATTATAAGTATAAACATCTTGGGCTAGACCACCATCATAACGTTTCCATGTGCGGAAATCGCGATATATACGAGTATATGCAATTTCATTCCCCGATGGACCATAGCTTATGAACCCTGATCGATCCAAAGGCAATTGTTGGGGCAATCCGCCATCTACAGGGACTGTAAAGGGAAGACTCATCCAGCTATTCCACGCATTACGACGGGATAAAAAGACAATAGATTTTGAATCAGGTGTCCAGGTTACAACCATATTATCAGGCCCCCACCGTTCAGGGGCCGAAGCCACAACATCGGAATGATAGGTTAATCGTTTTGCCACACCACCCGAAGCAGGCATTACATAGACATCACGGTTACCCTGGTAGCTGGCAGTAAATGCCAACCATTTTCCATCGGGGGAAAATCTAGGCATCACGTCTTCACCCGTATCGGCGGTTAGGCGCCGCGCCATTCCTCCAGTTTTGGCGACCTCCCACACATCTCCACGGGCAACAAATGCTATTTTATCATTATGCAAAGTCGGATAACGCATCAAAGCCTGTTCGTTTGTTGATTTTTTTTCTTGCTCTTGAACAGGTTTAACACTTTCATGTGCCTTTACTGGTGTAGAAAGCATCCCATAACCAATGGCTCCACCTTGAACCAGCATCGTACTTAATAATAATTTTTTCCATCGACTGATCCGAACCATTGATAATCTTTCCTCTTTAATGCAAAACAACTGAATATTCTTAATAAAATTACAGATTTATATCGATTAACTTTATTCAAAATAATAAGTATTTACAAATAAAATATCTTTAGCATAAATTTATAAAACGTCCTTTTATTACAAAATACTTGCAGTGCCAACAGAAGGAACTATAGAGTAATCTCCTATCAATTTTGCTCATAAGTGAAAAGAAATAGGCATGTTTCCCTTGTACTTTCTACCAAATATGATGAATTGCAAATTTCAAAAAACCATGCCTACGATCATTAAAAAATAAATACAGCTTCTCAAATAATATACTAACTTACCTTCAAAAAAATAATCCATCACAAGCAATTTTTATTGCCTCAGTTTCAATATGTCGTGGCAATAGACAATAAGTTATGCTGGGATTTATCTTTCACTTTTGCGATTCACAACAACAGACCACATTGGTAAAATAAGCACATATATGACCTGACCATCCTTATAATTTATTTGAAAATGCTAGTTGTCCAATCATATCGAAGGCATCTATTAAAAAAAATTTTAATCAATATATTTTATAATATTCATCAAGCTTTCTCTTTATAAATAAAATACTTGTCAGAGTGAAAGATTTTTTTGTAATACACGATAACGTATATAGACTAATTCACAAGGAATCTTTTTCATGACGGATACTCTTCCAGATCGTCTTTCTGCCGATCCCACCAGCCCTTATTTTAATGAAGAAATCTTAAACAATGGCGTTGGCATTCGTTTCAAAGGCGTTGAAAAAGACAACGTTTTGGAATATTGCATCAGTGAACAATGGGTTCGTGTTACTGTTGGTAATACAACGACCCGTGACGGCAAACCTATGACTATGAAATTAAGTGGTCCCGTTGAAGCCTATGTTAAAAAAGAAGAAAAATAAATAAATTCAAAAGCATTATATTTCTTAAATTATATAATGCTTTTTCTTTATGTGCCCTTATAAACGTCGCGCAAATAAACGAAGAACCAACCCTATACAAATCTGAAATAATTCTGAGTCGTATCTAGGCCCTTCATCACGCAAAAAAGCATGTTGTGCATTAAATTCATGCCACTCATATGTAGACCCTGCGGCTTGTAACGCCTGCTGAATTTTAATTCTGCCCTCAAAAGGAACATGAGGATCTTGCCTTCCCCATACAAACATGGTTTCGCCTTTTAATTCATCCAAACGATGAATAGTATCATCGGATTGGCCCTGACCCAAAGTTGAATCATGCACGTTCGTTGCATAAAAACAAGCTGCTGCCAAAACATCGGGGTTTAATGCTGCACGCAACGCCAAATGCCCCCCCAAGCAAACACCCATTGTACCAATCTTACCGTTGCAATACGTATAGGTTCTGGCCCATTTAATTACCGCGTCAGCATCAGAATCATAAGCTGAAACAGGTTTTTTAAATTTTAAACAATTACCACGATCAGTTCCCTCTTTATCATAAGCTAAAACTGTACCCAAAGGCTCGTATTCATGATACACTTCTGGAACAAGAACGATATATCCTTGTCCAGCAATATAGGCGGCTAATCGTCGAATAGGTTGCGTTACTTGGTAAATTTCTGAATAAAAAATAACTGCTGAATATTTTCCCTCCGTAGCAGGACGAAAAACATGACAACGCATTGTACCCGTCGGTGTTTCAAGATCAATGGTCTCGTCAGTCTGAATAATCATATTTTATTCACTTTCTCTTAATAAAAATAATATCAAAATATACAATTAGATTTATTTAATACCTCTAATGATCCTTCATTGTCACTGTTAAGCACAATTAAACACAATTTTCTTTAAATAAAATACACAAAACTTAAAACCGAAGAAAATCGTGATTTTTCGTATCAATCATTTTTAGATGAACATGCCATATATCAACAAATAATATCTGAGATTATGATCTAATAATCATAAATAAAACGATCTAAAAACTCGTGTACAATTTATTATTACTTATTTTGTGTGATACTGGATTGAATATGAAATAAGAATAATTATTTCTTTAGATTGGTACACAGCCTTGTACCAATTAATATTGTTATTTCCTTAGCCACCATAATAAACTTATGATGAATTAAAAGTAAATAAATACTTCAATAAAATATTAGACAATAGAAATAAATAAAAATATTTCAAGCCAACACCACTTTTATAAAATATAGCATCTATTGACTTGAATCTTCATACTATGAAATCATTCGATTTTACAATAATGGAATTGGAATAAAGCAATCTAAACCAGCGAGAAGACCACCAACAGCAGTTAAAGCAATTCCTGCGGCCATACCTCCAAATCCTGCAACGGCACCTGCAATCCCTGCGGCTGCGGCTGCGGCCCCAGCTGCAACTAAGGGAACACCAGCAACGGTCAAGCTGGATCCAAAAGCCGAAGCAATCAAACCAATCCCTGCTGCGCCAACGCCAGCCACACCGACAAGCGCTGCTAGACCACCAGCGACAGCTCCAACAGGGATAAGTGGAATTCCTGCCCCTAGCCCTAGGCCACCAAGAAGACCTACGATTCCTAAAAAGCCACCTGTGACTTCAGTTACTTCTATATTCGTTAGTTCTCTTATCATGATTTTATCCTTACGATAATAAATATAGTAACAAAACAACCATAGTTTCTTAGATAAAATAAGTCACAATAGTGCCTGTTACATTAACACAATAAAATTATAACATAGTAAAATCAAGTTATTTTCAATTAAATATTACTTATTAGTAAATAATTAATACTAAATTAATAGTAAATTAATAGTAAATTAATAATATTAATATTTAATTTACATAAAGTATTATATCAATTATTATGAATATTATATTAATCATTATTCTATTTATTTTTAACAATCATGTTAAATTTAATTATTTTATTTTATATACTCTATTTTTATAATATATTTAATTTTTTTTCACAATTTAGCGAAAAGAGTATACTGTCATCATGCCTAATATCGTTAAAAGAACGGAACATAAAACATGAACCACGATTTCAGTTCCAGCCCACAAAAACCGTCCTTGTTGTAATGACAGTACCACCTCGGAAGAAAAAGAAGAAAACGTCGACAATCCCCCTAAAAATCCTGTAATCACAAACAAACGCCACGGAACCAATGCAGGGATCATTGTAAAAAGAGCAACCGCCACACCAATTAAATACCCAGCAATACAATTTGCTGCCAACGTCCCCAAAGGTAAATAAGGAAACAGACCATTTAGCCAGTTCCCTAATCCCCAGCGCATCAAACAGCCTAATGCACCACCGACACTGATCATTACAATTGAATTTATCATTTTATGTCCTATCTAAAATTTACATAGCCAGATAGGTACAAGATCCACGTCCCACCCCAATACCGGCCTACGTAGATATCATCAACCGCAAATGCGGCGGTTCAGGAGGAATATCATCTCCCATTTAATTTTAATATTTCTCTTTTAATTCACGACAAAAAAACTGTCAAATTGTTCATTAAAAAAAAGCCAAACTTATAAGTTTGGCTTCAAATATAAATAAATACTATCTTGAATTATTCGCCATCGGCCGTGCTAACAGGAACAAATAATGCTTGATTACCGCGCAGAACCCGTAACAGAACCGTTGTATCTTTTTTTAAAGCATCATGAACGGCACTGATAGCCGCCTTTGGGTTATCAATGTCACGATTATCAACTGAAACAATAACATCTCCTGGTTGTAATCCAGCCTTATCCGCTGGTGAACCATTGGTTATACCGCTGATAACAACGCCTTTAACCTTATCATCAACCCCGACTTGCTGTCTTACTTCTGGGGTAAGAGGGGATAAAGCAACGCCAAGATTACCTGGTTTATTTACAACCTCTTTACTGTCTGGTTTATTATCGTTTAAATTAGCAATTTGTACTTTGATCTCTTTTTTAATCCCATCACGTTGAACATTAAATGTCACCGTTGTTCCTGGAGCGATTGAGGCCACTCGTACGGCTAGATCCCGCGGACTATCAACTGTTTTTCCATTCAGTGATAAAAGAACATCCCCCACTTTTAATCCACTTTTTTCAGCAGGACTGCCAGGGGAAATAGAAGCAATTAATGCACCATCTGGTGTTTTTCCATGGTCTGGTGCTGGCAATTTAAGTGCTTTCACCATTGACGGTGTAATCGCTTGTGCAGCCACCCCCAAATAGCCTCTTGTTACGTGACCATTCTTTTCCAATTGGCCAATAATGTTCTTAACTGTGTTGGATGGAATAGCAAAACCAATACCAATAGATCCCCCTGAAGGTGACAAAATGGCCGTATTAACTCCGACAACTTTACCATCTTGAGAGAACAAAGGCCCACCAGAATTTCCACGATTAATCGGAGCATCTATCTGAATAAAAGAATCGTATGGGCCATCCCCAATATCACGCCCCCGTGCAGAAACGATACCAGCCGTCACCGTTCCACCTAAACCATATGGATCCCCTACAGCAATAACCCATTCACCAGGTTCGATACCATTAGAATCCCCTAATTGGATGAAAGGAAAGGGTTTGTCTGATTGGATTTTAAGTAAGGCAAGATCTGTCTTTGGGTCGCGACCAATTACTTTTGCTTGATATTTTGAACCATCATCTAAAGATACCGTAATCTTCTTTGCATCTTTAACTACATGGTTGTTGGTGACAATATATCCATTGGGGGAAATAATAAAACCTGATCCCCGTCCCTCTATAATCTGTTTAGGCATTTGCTGTGGAAACATAGGGAACGGAAATGGAATTCCTCCCTGAAAGCTATTTCCATCAGGAAATCCCCCAATCACTTGTTCATCACCCCCGACAGCCATTTGCGTCGTAATTGACACCACCGCTGGTTTAACCTGCTTTACCAAATTGACAAAATTCGGCAAGTTCTGTGCGGAAGTTACCGGCTTGATTGCACCAGCATGATTATTTAAAATATCGGCAGCCTTAACCTGATAACACCCAATAGATAGAGAGCTACCTAAAAACAAGGAAGCCATTAACCCTTGTTTTACATATGGGGTTATCCCAGAAAAAACTTTAATCGTTTTACCTTTTTGAAAAAGATTGATCATTTATCACCTATTTTTAAACGCATTCAAATGAACACAACCTTTAATATGAGTAGTAATTATGGCAAAAATTAACAAGAGTTTAGCGCAGCTGCTGAAAAAAAAATTTTAATAATTTTTGACTGGCCTGCTCTTGGACACCACCTATAATTTCAGGCTTATGCAACGTTTGACGATGTGAAAACACACATGCACCATGCTCTATTCCCCCACCCTTAGGATCGTAAGCGCCAAAAACAATACGATCTACTCGGTAGTGCGACGCAGCCCCTGCACACATTGAACAGGGTTCTAGAGTTACCACCAATGTACATCCAATCAATCGTTTTTGCCCCAACAATTCGCATGCCTGCTGCAACGCTAAAATTTCGGCATGTTTTGTTGGATTTTGTTGGTTTTCTACCTGATTAATGGCTTGGGCAATGATATTTCCATGTTTATCAATAACTAAAGCCCCAACAGGAATTTCACCGGTATCACAGGCATGCTGCGCCAATTTTAAAGCTATATCCATTTTCCAAAAAGAAACCTGTTCTTTTTTCACCCATATATCCTTTACCAACATATTATTTTATTAAATGTTTCTAAAGATGATGTCATATTGCATTCTCTAATCGAGCCAATATTTACTGCAAAAAAAATATATCTTCGATAAATTTAAAAGAGACTTTGACAAAAAGAAATCTTATTCTTAAAAAACAAATAGATCTTTCATCTTATTTGCTGTGAAAAGCCATTTATACATGATCCCTCAATCCTTACCCCTTATCGGTATTACCCTTGATATCTTACCAGGCTCTTCATCTGCATATTCTCATTATCCATGGTTAGCACTCAGAAAAAATTACACAACCATCACCACTGAGGCAGGCGGGATTCCCATTGGTCTTACCCCTGTTCCTTCGAAAACAGTTCCTTTTTTATTAGATAAAATTGACGGATTAATTGTTAGTGGAGGCAATTTCGACATTCCGCCTTATCTTTATAGTGAACATAAAATTTACAATCATACTCAGTTAAACGAAGCTCGTACGCTGTTCGAACTGCAATTATTACAAGAGGCATGGAAACGTAACATGCCAGTATTAGGTATTTGTGGGGGTGCACAATTAATGGCGGTCATGCTGGGGGGCAGTTTATATCAACATTTACCAGATGATGTCCCTGATGCCTTGCCCCATGAACAAGACCTTCCCCCTCATCAAGGCAGTCACAGTGTTTTAATTCAGCCAGATTCTATTTTATCTTCCCTCAGTCAACGCACATCGTGGGCAGTTAACTCTTCACATCATCAAGCTATTAAATCCCCAGGAACCGGTAAGATCAGTGCCGTTGCTGAAGATAATATTATCGAAGCGATCGAAGATCCGTCACGTGATTTTTTACTTGGTGTACAATGGCACCCTGAATTTGCCATTGAATATCCCGATCGTAAAATATTCTCTGCTTTAATTTCCAAGGCTAAACTTTATGCACAAAACAAATGATACTCCTTCATCACCCCTACCTGAACCCAAAGGCGAGCGTATTGCCAAATGGTTGGCACGTGCGGGTGTGGCCTCGCGTCGTGAAGCAGAAGCAATTATTCAAGAGGGAAAAGTATATCTGAATAATGTATTGGTTACCCAACCTGCGACTTTTGTTCAGGAAAACGATATTATAAAGGTTAATGGGGAAATTATTTCTACCCCCGAACGCACTCGTTTGTGGCGTTATCATAAACCTTTAGGCTTAATTACAACTCACAAAGATCCAGAGGGTCGTAAGACCGTTTTTGATTCATTGCCCACTTTTATGCCCAGAGTTATCAGTGTGGGGAGGTTGGATTTAAATAGTGAGGGACTACTACTGCTAACCAATGATGGTTCACTGGCCAGAAAATTGGAATTGCCCAGCAATAATTGGGTCAGGCGATATAGAGTGCGGGTTTTTGGCAATATCATACCTGAAAAACTTAATCTACTAAAAAAAGGAGTAACCGTAGAGGGTACACACTATGCCCCGATGGGAATAACAATAGATTCACAAAAAAACAATAACTCTTGGCTTACCGTTTCCCTTCAAGAAGGACGTAATCGAGAAATTAGAAAAGTTATGCAATATATTGATTTACAAGTAAATCGCCTGATCCGTATTGCGTATGGTCCTTTTCAATTAGGGACATTGGCAAAAGGGGAACTTGATGAAATCTCTTTTAAAGTTATCAAAGAGCAAGTAGGGCTTCCTACAACTTCTAGTTCAAAAAAGTAAATACTAATGCGTATTATTGCCGGAAAATACAAAGGCACAACATTATATGCCCCACCAGGCAAGGAAACACGTCCCACCGCGGATCGTGCCAGACAAACTTTGTTTGATATTTTGCTACACGCACCGTGGGCTGATAGGTCATTTGTCGAACAAGCCGTTATTTTGGATGCTTTTGCTGGTACCGGGGCGATTGGATTAGAAGCATTGTCCAGAGGGGCACAAAAAGCTTACTTTTTTGAAAAAAATACTAAGACCTTATCTTTCTTGGAAAAAAACATTCAACTTTGCCGTGCAAATCTCAATACAATCTTGTATAAAGATGTTTTGTTACCGCCATTGGTGCATACACCCTGTAATCTTGCTTTTTTTGATCCACCTTATCAACAGAATTTGGTCCCTCAGGCAATAAAAAATTTGGAAAATAAAAACTGGTTTTCAAAAGAAACATTAATTGTTACAGAAACAGCTGTTAATGAAGCTCTATCTTTGGATTCTTCATTCAGTTTACTTGACGAACGCAAAGTTGGCGCTGCCTGCTTAAGGTTCTGGAAAAAAACGATATGAATATGATATTGTAAAACTTTGATTTTACTTTTTTTGTTCAAATAACTCTATAATTTTAATGGATAAACAGTTGTGATTGGCCGTCATAAAGAAAAAATCATCTCCTCTGAATTACAATCTGCACTGGGTAAAAGGATTACTCAATGCAGTGGCTGGATTCTCTGGGTATTTGCTCTATTATTGACATTAGCTCTAATCAGCTACAATCCTTCCGATCCTTCTTTTAATACATCTTCAAATCAACCCCCAACCAATTTACTAGGGTACGTTGGTGCACATCTTTCAGATGCTTTATTTCAATGGGTAGGCATAGCAAGCTTTTTCCCTGTTGTTGTTTTTTTGGCGTGGGGATGGCGGATTATACGTCACCAACATTTAAGAGGATTTATTATACGGATCATTGCGATGATCTGTGCCATTCCTGTATCTGCTGCAGTTATTGCCGCCATTCCTTTATTTATCGCAGACAATTATGTTCCTCAATGGCCCAGTCAATCAGGTATAGGAGGATCAGTAGGATTTGTAATCGCACAAACCTCGTTTACCGCGGCCCATGATGCACTAGGATTATTGGGAAAAATTCTGATATGGATATTGGGAATTATTTTATCCGTATTGCTTATCCCCTTATCTATGGGACTTTCAAAACAAGAATGGCAACGAATTATAAATTTCCTTCATCGCATCGTTGCAACTATCATATACGTCTTCTCTAAGAAGAAAAAAGAAGCCTCTGAATCTGATCGCTATACAAACAGCACTTACTCAGCGCCTGTACGTACTTATAACAAGTCACCGTTTCAATCAGATCCAAACACGATTTATGACCAAGATTATATCCCCCCCTCTTATCAAGAGTCCATTCGGTCAACGACCCAAAATCCTCATCCTACTCCCAAAAAACAAACAGCCTCATCGCTTGCCCCCGACAATACCCCTATTTTTGATCCACAAGATCTAAACGATAAAAACGAGCAAGCATCAACATCCTACTCATCTACCGTACAAAATTCAGCATCACAAACAGCATCACCCCCTGTAGAAATTCCACGACCTGCTGAATATTCTCAGCCAAACCCTGTTGTACCGCCAAAACCAAAAGGTATTTTTTCTTTACTTAACAAACCAATCAAAGAGCACCTAGCTCCAATTAAAGAACATCTAACCCCTATCAAGGAAACAATACAAGCTGCTGATCCTTATAAAGAACCTCAACATTATGTCGCTGAAAATGCGTGGTCTTTTCCACCCGTGTCTTTGCTAAGTCAAAACCCTAATGCGACAAGCGGTGGCCCGACCCAAGAAATGTTGCAAGCCAATGCCCGCATGTTAGAAACAATTTTGGATGATTACGGGGTAAAAGGAACCATTGGCGAGATTTTATGCGGCCCCGTGGTAACATTATATGAGTTAGAGCCCGCACCAGGTATTCGTTCAGCCAGAGTAATAGGATTGGCTGATGACATTGCTCGATCTTTATCTGTTATTTCCGTACGTATTGCAACCGTTCCAGGGCGTAATATTATCGGAATTGAAGTACCCAATTCAAGCAGAGAAATGGTTTACTTTTCTGATATGTTAACCAGTGAAGCATGGCATCGACACACAGCAAAACTTTGCCTAGCGTTGGGAAAAAATATTTTTGGTGAACCTATTTATACCAATCTTGCTAAAATGCCGCACCTTCTAATCGCAGGGACGACAGGTTCTGGTAAGTCTGTTGGGGTCAATGCCATGATTTTATCCCTTTTATATCGGTTATCCCCTGATGAATGTAGGCTGATTTTAATTGATCCCAAAATGTTGGAACTTTCTGTATATGAAGGGATTCCCCATCTATTAACCCCAGTGGTTACCGATCCACACAAAGCACTATCGGCATTAAAATGGGCCGTTCGTGAAATGGAACGACGGTATCGTTTAATGTCTCAATTAGGTGTTCGAAATATTGATGGATATAATCAACGCATCACCAATGCCCGCAACCAAAGCAAAGTCATGACCCGTCGCGTTCAGACGGGTTTTGATCCTGAAACAGGAAAACCAACCTTTGAAGAACAACAAATACCCTTAGAACATTTTCCATATATCGTTGTAATCATCGATGAAATGGCTGATTTAATGATGGTTGCGGGTAAAGATATTGAAGCGGCAGTTCAGCGCTTGGCGCAAATGGCACGTGCTGCGGGAATTCATGTTATCATGGCAACCCAACGCCCGTCTGTTGATGTAATCACAGGAACCATTAAAGCAAACTTCCCCACCCGCATATCCTTCCAAGTGATCAGTAAATTTGATAGCCGTACAATTCTAGGTGAGCAAGGTGCCGAGCAACTGCTAGGCCAAGGGGATATGTTATTTATGCAAGCTGGCGGACGCATTAAACGTATACATGGTCCCTTTGTTTCTGATGATGAAGTCGACAAGGTTGTTCAACATTTGCGCCAACAGGGTGAACCTATTTATGTCGAGGATGTAACTGCGGAGCCTGTTGAAGAAAATAATAATGGAAATGGCCGCTCTGGCGGTGGCAACGGGGATGATGATTTATATAACCAAGCAATAGCCTTGGTTGTACGTGAAGGAAAAGCGTCAACCTCTTTCATCCAACGTCATTTATCCATAGGGTATAATCGTGCAGCCAAAATTATTGAACAAATGGAAAAAGAGCGCATCGTAAGTCCTGCAAACCATGTGGGTAAACGTGAAATCTTGATTAATAAAGCCCCAGAAGACTAATATTGTGCTCCCTTTTCCTA
Coding sequences within it:
- the rsmD gene encoding 16S rRNA (guanine(966)-N(2))-methyltransferase RsmD, which translates into the protein MRIIAGKYKGTTLYAPPGKETRPTADRARQTLFDILLHAPWADRSFVEQAVILDAFAGTGAIGLEALSRGAQKAYFFEKNTKTLSFLEKNIQLCRANLNTILYKDVLLPPLVHTPCNLAFFDPPYQQNLVPQAIKNLENKNWFSKETLIVTETAVNEALSLDSSFSLLDERKVGAACLRFWKKTI
- a CDS encoding DNA translocase FtsK, with protein sequence MIGRHKEKIISSELQSALGKRITQCSGWILWVFALLLTLALISYNPSDPSFNTSSNQPPTNLLGYVGAHLSDALFQWVGIASFFPVVVFLAWGWRIIRHQHLRGFIIRIIAMICAIPVSAAVIAAIPLFIADNYVPQWPSQSGIGGSVGFVIAQTSFTAAHDALGLLGKILIWILGIILSVLLIPLSMGLSKQEWQRIINFLHRIVATIIYVFSKKKKEASESDRYTNSTYSAPVRTYNKSPFQSDPNTIYDQDYIPPSYQESIRSTTQNPHPTPKKQTASSLAPDNTPIFDPQDLNDKNEQASTSYSSTVQNSASQTASPPVEIPRPAEYSQPNPVVPPKPKGIFSLLNKPIKEHLAPIKEHLTPIKETIQAADPYKEPQHYVAENAWSFPPVSLLSQNPNATSGGPTQEMLQANARMLETILDDYGVKGTIGEILCGPVVTLYELEPAPGIRSARVIGLADDIARSLSVISVRIATVPGRNIIGIEVPNSSREMVYFSDMLTSEAWHRHTAKLCLALGKNIFGEPIYTNLAKMPHLLIAGTTGSGKSVGVNAMILSLLYRLSPDECRLILIDPKMLELSVYEGIPHLLTPVVTDPHKALSALKWAVREMERRYRLMSQLGVRNIDGYNQRITNARNQSKVMTRRVQTGFDPETGKPTFEEQQIPLEHFPYIVVIIDEMADLMMVAGKDIEAAVQRLAQMARAAGIHVIMATQRPSVDVITGTIKANFPTRISFQVISKFDSRTILGEQGAEQLLGQGDMLFMQAGGRIKRIHGPFVSDDEVDKVVQHLRQQGEPIYVEDVTAEPVEENNNGNGRSGGGNGDDDLYNQAIALVVREGKASTSFIQRHLSIGYNRAAKIIEQMEKERIVSPANHVGKREILINKAPED